The following DNA comes from Kaistia sp. 32K.
GTAATTCATCACGCGCGTCAGCAGCGTGTAGTTGGACTCCGCCACCATGATGGCGACGAAGACCAGGATCAGCAGCGGCGGCAGCAGGATGGCGTAGATCAGCGTGAGGCGCTCCCACGCCATGTGCATGAAGAAGGCGACGATCAGCCCGGCCTTCAGCAGCATGAACAGGATGATCAGCCCCCAGCGCAACAGGCCCTGCACGCCGACATAGTCTACCATGTAGGAGCAAGCGCTGAGCACGAACAGCCAGCCCCAGACGGCGAGGTAGAGCTTGACCGGATGGTGCTGCTGCGTGTCGGCATGAGCGGTCGCGTCGGACATGGAAACCTCCTACCAGAGGTAGAAAAAGGCGAAGATGAAGACCCAGACCAGATCGACGAAGTGCCAGTAGAGACCCATGATCTCGACGGATTCGTACTGGCCGCGCCGGCTGGTGAAGAAGCCGCGCCGACCGCTGTCGAAATCGCCGCGCAGCACCTTTCGCGCCATGATGATCAGGAAGATCACGCCGACGGTGACATGCGTGCCGTGGAAGCCGGTGATCATGAAGAAGGTCGAGCCGAACTGCGCCGCGCCCCAGGGGTTCTCCCAGGGCCGCACGCCCTCGCGGATCAGCTTCGTCCATTCGAACGCCTGCATGCCGACGAAGCAGGCGCCGAGCAGCGCCGTCAGCAGCATAAGGCGACCCGCCTTGCGGCGGTCGCGCAGATAGCCGTAGTGGACCGCGAGCGCCATGGTGCCGCTGCTTGAGATCAGCACGAA
Coding sequences within:
- a CDS encoding cytochrome C oxidase subunit IV family protein, with amino-acid sequence MSDATAHADTQQHHPVKLYLAVWGWLFVLSACSYMVDYVGVQGLLRWGLIILFMLLKAGLIVAFFMHMAWERLTLIYAILLPPLLILVFVAIMVAESNYTLLTRVMNYAMGS
- a CDS encoding heme-copper oxidase subunit III family protein, whose translation is MADHLADDRILQAETAPPRRSGWRGFVADWASDQSSFKGVSWGKAMMWVFLLSDTFVFGCFLVGYMTARMSTVVPWPNPSEVFALTIGGTEVPLILIAIMTFVLISSSGTMALAVHYGYLRDRRKAGRLMLLTALLGACFVGMQAFEWTKLIREGVRPWENPWGAAQFGSTFFMITGFHGTHVTVGVIFLIIMARKVLRGDFDSGRRGFFTSRRGQYESVEIMGLYWHFVDLVWVFIFAFFYLW